In Euphorbia lathyris chromosome 10, ddEupLath1.1, whole genome shotgun sequence, a single genomic region encodes these proteins:
- the LOC136208210 gene encoding agamous-like MADS-box protein AGL80, with protein MTRKKVKLMWIANDTARKTSLRKRRIGLCKKVEELTTLCAVKGFVAIYSPGEAEPLMWPSLPKVKEMMAKFLSIPELERFKKMMNQESYLKERMYKIEELINKESKKNREGELSFLMNKLKVNEFDYDCLIPDETQYLAGLIEDKMEDITKRVCYIEQTSPLVPVVVQPGSSQVARLRPPHPPRPPRFEERVKQEGSVVIRGNPTDSMMWDQWFLDMMRESDNVAGGSG; from the coding sequence ATGACTAGAAAAAAGGTGAAGTTAATGTGGATAGCTAATGACACAGCAAGAAAAACTAGTCTCAGGAAGAGAAGAATTGGGCTGTGCAAGAAAGTAGAGGAGCTAACCACTCTTTGTGCTGTAAAAGGATTTGTGGCTATTTACAGCCCAGGTGAAGCTGAGCCGCTGATGTGGCCGTCCCTGCCAAAGGTGAAGGAGATGATGGCCAAGTTCCTAAGCATCCCTGAATTGGAGAGGTTCAAAAAAATGATGAACCAAGAAAGCTACTTGAAGGAGAGAATGTATAAAATTGAGGAGCTTATAAACAAGGAATCCAAGAAGAATAGAGAAGGTGAATTGTCTTTTCTCATGAATAAGCTGAAAGTTAATGAATTTGATTATGATTGTTTGATTCCGGATGAAACTCAGTATTTAGCTGGGTTAATTGAGGATAAAATGGAGGACATTACGAAGAGAGTTTGTTACATTGAACAAACTTCCCCTCTTGTTCCTGTGGTGGTGCAGCCAGGGTCGAGTCAGGTGGCTCGGCTGCGGCCTCCTCATCCGCCTCGGCCTCCTAGGTTTGAGGAGAGGGTTAAACAAGAAGGAAGTGTTGTAATTAGGGGCAATCCTACTGATTCCATGATGTGGGATCAGTGGTTTTTGGATATGATGAGGGAAAGTGATAATGTTGCTGGAGGAAGTGGTTAG